The Moorena producens PAL-8-15-08-1 genomic interval TCAGCTGCCAGGGGTTCGCGTTGGGGATTGGAAAGTGGTCTTTTCAGAACAACGGGCTCACTATTTTGATGTCTGGCGGGAGCCGTTTGTGAAACTGCGGGTTCCGAAGCTGTTTAACTTGCGTCGGGATCCCTACGAACGGGCGGATACCGATTCCAATAACTACAATGAGTGGTGGTCTCGCCGGAATTACTTGCTGTTGCCAGCAAGTACTCTGGTTCAGCAGTTCCTGGACACCTTTGACGAGTATCCTCCCAGTCAACCTCCCTTTGGTTTACATCCTGACGAAATCATTGACGACATTGTTGATCAGATTAAAGCGGTTTCTGTTGACTAAAGGGTAAAAGGGCTATCCTTGTGGATTTTAGCCCCTTGTCGGGTGAGTGAAGCGGTCTCAAACTCTGAGAGTTTCGTTGATTCTTCCTCCAAAAGCGAAACCTAACAACCAAACTTTCTAATGTTGGGTTTCGCGTAAGCATATGCGCTACGCGCACGCTACTTGAGGTGCCGTCAGCCGTCAGCCGTCAGCCGTCAGCTTTTCGCTCACGCTGCGCGAACAGCTTATTTTATTCAAAAGTATAGTAGCGTGCCCATAACGGATAAGCACCTCAAGTAGCGTGGCACAGGCTTTGGCCTTGGCCTTTAGGCCACGCTACGCGAATGGCCACGCTGTGCGAACGACGCTGTGACCTAACACATTAGCTGATACGCGACACGCTGATAGCTGATAGCTTAGAGCTGATTTGTAAAGGAAATCTTAAGAAGTCTGAAAGCCTTGCTATGATTGTCTGTTGGGTATTAAATAGTTCAATTGTTCTATTTTAGCGCAAGCCTTATCCTACAAGGATTACAGCGAGTTTACGAATCAGCTATAACCAAGATCGAATCAAGCGTGGGGCCTAGTCAATTCGTTCGTAAAGTTTTATGAAATTTTTGAATAAAGGTTGACAGACTAATCGTTTTTGATATCTAATCGTTTTTGAGATGATTTTTGAGTGTCACTGTTAGAAAACTGCTGGAGTTAGCAGAAAAATATAACAACTGAAATTCATCGAATTTAGCTCAGGGGGTGACATGCAAGCTAAAATCATTACTGGGCAATAAGTTAAGCTCATTAGTTATAAAAAGATACATGCTGTTTCGGGCTGACGTTGGACATAGTTATAAAGATTTGAGCTTCCAAAAAATCAAAGGAAGGTCAATTTGGGAGTTTATATTTCCTGAGATAATTTGCCTCAAAGCCTTATTTAGTAAGCTTTTCATGGCTCATGTCACCCCCTCAGATGGAGTAGTTCAATAGGAGGATATTTTAAAGACTATTGTTGAAGATAAAACCTCCTATTTCTCTTAACAACAATTCGACCTACTTTCAAGGTGTGTAAATCAATCATGAACTTTCCCAACATCAACCAAAAAACTATCTCATTTTTTCTTTCAGTGCTGTTATCAATTTTTTGTTTAGGAGGTACTTTAGGCTGTCTACCTGCCTATGCAGCATTAGATTCTTGGAAACCTGGTACTGGTAGCCTAGACAAGATCATTGATTTTGTGAACCAAGTTAACGCCGAAGATCGCATTGCTGTCTTTGATAATGACGGAACCTTGTGGGCTGAAAAACCTATATATTTCCCAATTCAGTTTGAACTCCAAAAGAAGCTGCAAGGTGATAATTTTGTTGGCTACACAACAGATGAATATATAGAGGAGGCTAAGGATTTTGTCTATAACCAAAATCATAAAGATTTTCATGTTCCCTATGTAGACCTTGTCTATGAACCGGTAATTGAATTAGTTAATTACCTTAAAAATAACGAATTCAAAGTCTATATTTCTTCTGGAGGTGATATTGATTTTGTCCGTTCTTTTTCTGATGATGTTTATGGTATTCCCCCTGAACAAGTGATTGGTACCGCCGTCAAAACAAGCTTCGATAAAGAATTTGGAGGAAACGTAAAACGTGATACGGATTTTTTACAGGGAATAAAACAGGAAAAACACGAGGATCTAGCTCACTATAACGATCAAGAGGGTAAACCAGTAGGAATTCAAAATCATATTGGGAAACGACCTATTATTGCTGTAGGTAACTCTAGTGGTGATTTTGAAATGTTTCAATACACTGATACTGGGGTTGGTAATTCTTTAATCGTACTCATTAATCATGATGATTGTGAGGAGGAATATGAATACAATAATGTCCCATATGAAACTAAGGTCAATCATGATGGCGATGTTGTTGCTCGTAACGAATCCCTCGACGCAGCCCAAACTCGTGACAATTGGATCGTGGTTAGTATGAAAGAGGATTTCGACCATATTTTTTCCCAACCTTTCTACCGATCAAGACCATATCAACGAGGATGTAACTAAAATTTAATTAGTAGGGTGTGCAATGCTCACCTTAGCAAAAATATGGCGTTGCTGAATATCAGAATGGTTAACCCTTTTGATATTCAGCAATGCCTTCACCTTTGCCTCTTGCTTCTTGTCTTTTCTGGCAATTCGTCTGTTTACAACCTAGATAAAAACCCTAGATATTATTCAGCTATATAAAAAAACCATAGTCAATCACAGCAAGGGATGTAAAGGATTAAAGCTTTGGTAACTAGTGAGTAAAACTAGCTTGAGAAATCAATTTATGTATGTATTATTTAAGAGCTGATTTATAAAGTAAATCTAAATAGAGGAAGTACATAGCAATAGTGCCGATATCATACGTTGATGTTGCCTACATCTCACACCATGACTATAAAAGCCTATAAAAGTGATATCACAGATGCACAGTGGCAGCTCATTGAAGCCTTAATTCCACCAGCCAAAACTGGAGGACGTCCTCGTACTGTCAATGTACGTGAAGTTGTCAATGGTATTTTTGCCCGTTCTACGCACTGGATGTTCTTGGGAGATGCTCCCTCATGACTTACCTCCCTACTCAACAGTGTACTTTTACTTTCGTCGTTGGCAGAAAACTGGAGTGTGGCAGATGATGAATCATTACCTGCGGGATTCATGTCGTCAACAAGTGAATAGAAACCCTCAACAAGCGTGCAGCAATTGCTGATAGCCAGTCGGTGTCTTGATGCAGTCGCTCATGGGGGAAACCCCCAAGACCGCGCTGCATCGCTAAAAACGACGGAAAAAAGGGGGAAGTGTATGGCTTCGATGGAGGTAAGTTAGTCAAGGGACGTAAGCGTCATATCATTGTAGATACCCATCGATTGCTGTTAAGTGTGGTAGTCACAGCAAGCCAACGGTCAAGATCGAGTCGGAGCTGGGGCAGCATTGATGGAAGAAAGTTTTGACTGTTCTAGTTTGCAATTAATTTGGGTTGACCTACGGCTTTGTGGCCAACGCGCAAGCTGGTGTTGTAGGCAACCTTTGCGGTGCTGAGGAAGAGGAACGTTAAGCGTACGGAATCTGAATTTAAGGTTAACCCGCGACGCTGGGTAGTAGAACGTACCTTTGGTTGGTTAGGACGCGCTTCGTCGTCTGAGCAAAGATTATGAACTCCTGCCTGAAGTCAGTGAGGCCATGATTTATGGCGCTATGGTACGACTTATGCTCAGCCGTCTCACCTCTTAATATCCACTTTATAAATCAGCTCTTACGGTTTCACTTCTATCAACAACATAGTTATTTGAGTAAAGATGTTTTTGCTTGGCAAAAACTAATTCAGTCAGTACACCACATAAGTCTTAAATCATGAAAAAAAGAACCTTTGTAGTTTTCTTCTCAATTCTGTTATCAGTCTTTTGCCTAGGAGGCTTTGTGGCATGTCCCCCCGCTGCTGCAGACTTCGAATCTTTATTAGTGTCTTGGAATGACGGTCCGACTAAGACCAAGATTGTTAACTTTGTGGATAATGTTATCAATACCGTTGATCCGAGCGATCGCATTGCTGTTTTCGATAATGATGGAACCCTGTGGACTGAAAAACCAGACTATATTCAGGTGTCATTTATCGAATATTATAGGGGAATAAATCCATCGGTAAATCTTGAAACACCTGATTGTTCAACTGAACCGCAAATAACACCGGAACAGTATAAACAGGAAGCTAGGCAATTTCTGGATACACAAAATCATCCATACCTTGGCTTTCAATACATCCAGCTGACCTTCAAGCCCATGGTTGAACTGGTCAACTATCTCCAAAGTAATGATTTCAAGGTCTATATTTCCTCTGGGGGTGGAACAGATTTCATTCGCTCCTTTGCGGAAGATGCCTACGGTATTCCCCCTGAAAACATCATTGGTACTACCACCAAAGCCGAGTATTGCGACCCAGAAAACGATGGAACTTTTGTCTTGCTCAAGACGAAAATACTGGTGGAACCGATTAACGATGGAAAACGTAAACCAGTGGGAATTGACCGCTACATTGGTAAAAAACCAATTATGGCAGTTGGTAATTCCAGTGGTGATTTACAAATGCTTGACTACACTGATGATCACATTGGTCCAGCTTTAATGATGCTGCTTCACCATGATGATACCCGCGAATGTCCCTATGCTGAGCTTGCTCAGATTGACTGTCCATACGATGATCCTGTTTTTGATGTGGCCAATGATCGTCGTTAGACAGTTATCAGTATGCAAGAGGATTTTGTAACAGTGTTTGGAGAAGAAATCGATCAAGCCCAGACAGCAGATGAATTAGATATCAGTAAAGAGGATTTTTGGGACAGAATAATTCAGGAAGTTACTCGATAAGTAACTGTTGAATTAAACAACTAGCCATGAAAGATAGGATATCGAAGTTTTGTATTGCTTCGGCATCCTATCGCACAAAAAAGAGCAATAACTTGATAGGGTAAACAAGGCACAGATAAGGTATATTTTAATGAATTGGAATCGTATTTGGAAAATAGGGGTAGCAGTTGCGATCGCACTAGTTTTGGCTATCGTTGCCTACCTGGTGATCGCAAAACAGAATCTACCCATCCCCGATCTAGGCTCTACAGGCACCAGTAACCCGGAGCCAGAGGTGGTTGACTCAGATGCAGAGCCTTTTACCCTGCAACTGCTCCATGCTTCAGATTTTGAGGCTGGACTGGCCGCATTGGAAGATGCTCCTCGGTTTTCCGCCGTCCTGAATGCCCTGAAGGAGGACTACCCCAACACCCTTGTCCTCTCCTCTGGAGACAACTACATTCCCAGTCCGTTCCTGTTTGCTGGCAGCGACCCTAGGTTGAACGAGACCCCTGTAGGAGAGGCTAGTATTGGTCATGCCAATATCGAAATCCACAATCAACTCGGTATCCAAGCTTCGAGCTTTGGGAATCATGATTTCGATCTCGGCACCAAGGAAGTGCGGGATATCATTCAACCAGATGGAGCTTACCGTGGGGCGCTGTTTCCCTATCTCAGTGCAAACCTCGATTATAGCACAGACCCTAA includes:
- a CDS encoding HAD family hydrolase; translation: MNFPNINQKTISFFLSVLLSIFCLGGTLGCLPAYAALDSWKPGTGSLDKIIDFVNQVNAEDRIAVFDNDGTLWAEKPIYFPIQFELQKKLQGDNFVGYTTDEYIEEAKDFVYNQNHKDFHVPYVDLVYEPVIELVNYLKNNEFKVYISSGGDIDFVRSFSDDVYGIPPEQVIGTAVKTSFDKEFGGNVKRDTDFLQGIKQEKHEDLAHYNDQEGKPVGIQNHIGKRPIIAVGNSSGDFEMFQYTDTGVGNSLIVLINHDDCEEEYEYNNVPYETKVNHDGDVVARNESLDAAQTRDNWIVVSMKEDFDHIFSQPFYRSRPYQRGCN
- a CDS encoding HAD family hydrolase; amino-acid sequence: MKKRTFVVFFSILLSVFCLGGFVACPPAAADFESLLVSWNDGPTKTKIVNFVDNVINTVDPSDRIAVFDNDGTLWTEKPDYIQVSFIEYYRGINPSVNLETPDCSTEPQITPEQYKQEARQFLDTQNHPYLGFQYIQLTFKPMVELVNYLQSNDFKVYISSGGGTDFIRSFAEDAYGIPPENIIGTTTKAEYCDPENDGTFVLLKTKILVEPINDGKRKPVGIDRYIGKKPIMAVGNSSGDLQMLDYTDDHIGPALMMLLHHDDTRECPYAELAQIDCPYDDPVFDVANDRR